A region of Halarcobacter mediterraneus DNA encodes the following proteins:
- a CDS encoding tautomerase family protein, with protein sequence MPIINVKMTHEDGGATKEQKEQLAQKLTQAFVEVFKRGEKTCVVTVDEISTDNYAIGGETITNIRKKS encoded by the coding sequence ATGCCAATAATAAATGTAAAAATGACCCATGAAGATGGTGGAGCAACAAAAGAACAAAAAGAGCAATTAGCTCAAAAACTAACTCAAGCTTTTGTTGAAGTATTTAAAAGAGGTGAAAAAACTTGTGTTGTAACAGTAGATGAGATATCTACAGATAATTATGCAATAGGTGGAGAAACTATTACAAATATTAGAAAGAAGAGTTGA
- a CDS encoding YgjV family protein, protein MAIFLNALGMAIKNLIKTKLLIGTSVVFIIPDLYLNGGLHGVYQSAIIALMFYIGALEFKKLERAILYSIPFFSIFLLLGLKEYEGLLLVLASITTPLATISKDSFKMKSLLLISTVSWGAYAFLINAWFAFLFDLLGFIALIYFFGKYKMEKKKS, encoded by the coding sequence TTGGCAATTTTTTTAAATGCTTTAGGAATGGCAATAAAGAATTTAATAAAAACTAAACTTTTAATAGGTACTTCAGTTGTTTTTATTATCCCTGATTTATATTTAAATGGTGGCTTACATGGTGTTTATCAGTCTGCAATTATTGCATTAATGTTTTATATTGGAGCATTGGAGTTTAAAAAACTTGAAAGAGCAATTCTGTACTCAATACCTTTTTTCTCGATATTTTTACTTTTGGGATTAAAGGAATATGAAGGTTTACTATTAGTTCTAGCTTCAATAACAACTCCTTTAGCAACAATTTCTAAAGACTCTTTTAAAATGAAATCATTACTACTAATATCTACAGTTTCTTGGGGTGCTTATGCTTTTTTAATTAACGCTTGGTTTGCTTTTTTATTTGATTTATTGGGATTTATTGCTTTGATATACTTTTTTGGTAAATATAAAATGGAAAAAAAGAAGAGTTAA
- the doeB2 gene encoding N(2)-acetyl-L-2,4-diaminobutanoate deacetylase DoeB2, protein MYKNFDDVVNFAINFRHELHKNPELTWEETNTAKAIREILDNHNITYKTYANTGTVALFAQDKKGLHIALRGDIDALPLEEKTNVEYKSTKAKCMHACGHDGHTATLMAVAIWLKQNEKKLQNPVSLIFQPAEEGGHGAKKMLEEGALKNVDMIFGWHNWPAIKFGQAICPEGTVMAGNGTFHITLKGQGGHSSQPELCRDPVLAASALTMALQQIVSRQVAPQDAVVVSVTSIDAPSGVTVIPDIAKVEGSIRVPNLKLKEKVFKQIKIISQNIATTYNVDIDVELRDRYNATINHKEASLKVRKVLKETLGEQWQSDIATPIMASEDFSYYLNDIPGAFALIGSDDGEEKHQKACHNVYYDFNDKLIKPVSITLMKLANFDF, encoded by the coding sequence ATGTATAAAAATTTTGATGATGTAGTAAACTTTGCTATAAACTTTAGGCATGAGTTACATAAAAACCCTGAGCTAACATGGGAAGAAACTAATACTGCAAAAGCTATTAGAGAAATACTTGATAATCATAATATTACATATAAAACATATGCAAATACAGGGACAGTAGCTTTATTTGCCCAAGATAAAAAAGGTTTGCATATTGCCTTAAGAGGAGATATTGATGCTCTTCCTTTAGAAGAGAAAACAAATGTTGAATATAAATCAACTAAAGCAAAATGTATGCATGCTTGTGGGCATGATGGACATACAGCAACTTTAATGGCTGTTGCTATTTGGTTAAAACAAAATGAAAAAAAACTTCAAAACCCTGTTTCTTTAATTTTTCAACCTGCTGAAGAAGGTGGGCATGGAGCAAAAAAGATGCTTGAAGAAGGTGCTTTAAAAAATGTTGATATGATATTTGGATGGCACAATTGGCCTGCAATAAAATTTGGTCAAGCTATCTGCCCTGAAGGTACGGTAATGGCAGGGAATGGAACTTTTCATATTACCTTAAAAGGACAAGGAGGACACTCTTCCCAACCAGAATTATGTCGAGATCCTGTTTTAGCTGCCTCTGCTTTAACTATGGCTTTACAACAAATTGTAAGTAGACAAGTTGCTCCTCAAGATGCAGTTGTAGTTTCTGTTACTTCTATTGATGCTCCTAGTGGAGTAACTGTTATTCCAGATATAGCAAAGGTTGAAGGAAGTATTCGTGTTCCAAATTTAAAGCTAAAAGAAAAAGTATTTAAACAAATAAAAATAATATCACAGAATATTGCAACAACTTATAATGTAGATATTGATGTAGAATTAAGAGATAGATATAATGCAACAATAAATCATAAAGAAGCTTCTTTAAAAGTAAGAAAAGTATTAAAAGAAACTTTAGGAGAACAGTGGCAAAGTGATATTGCTACTCCAATTATGGCAAGTGAAGATTTTAGTTACTATTTAAATGATATTCCAGGGGCTTTTGCTTTAATAGGAAGTGATGATGGAGAAGAAAAACATCAAAAAGCTTGTCACAATGTATATTATGATTTTAATGATAAATTAATAAAACCTGTAAGTATTACATTAATGAAATTAGCAAATTTTGATTTTTAA
- a CDS encoding TRAP transporter large permease produces the protein MEKIFKKIFIILSFILSVSLSSLAEDSVTMYFDEIAIDNKNLELSIYGSAESENFDSHKWQLVNIEIIDSKSKKIKLETESDKRGFWEIENIDISKLSDGQIKINTLMWNEKNEEIGKISNNETIKDTSFKLTEYLKEHLAISIFILMLILLLIGFPMMIPLIAGTTFGIYLLFNADFSKMEFIIQQMMGGIRPAALIAVPMFILSADIMTRGKSAEKLIDLVMAFVGHIKGGLAVSTAGACTMFGAVSGSTQATVVAIGSPLRPRLKKGGYKDSFILALIVNSSDIAFLIPPSIGMIIYGIVAKTSIPELFVAGIGPGLLILFLFSIYSIIYAYKNNIPTEPKSSWKQRSVALYKALWPLGFPAIIVGGIFGGIFSPTEAAAVSVAYAIFLEGIIFKTMNFKDLYATAKSTGLVTGVVFILVAAGASFAWVLSFAQVPQEVLNAIGIRSMGSYEVLFIISIAFFIGCMFVDPIVVILVLVPIFAPVVDAVGLDPVLVGTIITLQVAIGSATPPFGCDIFTAIAVFKRPYLEVIKGTPPFIIILLSVSVALIFIPEIALFLRDIAFRDVTFLESVQSLFGLTQNQ, from the coding sequence ATGGAAAAAATTTTTAAAAAGATTTTTATCATACTTTCTTTTATACTAAGTGTTTCATTATCAAGTCTTGCTGAAGATTCAGTAACTATGTATTTTGATGAAATTGCAATTGATAATAAAAACCTTGAACTTTCAATCTATGGTTCAGCAGAGTCTGAAAATTTTGACTCACATAAATGGCAACTTGTTAATATAGAAATTATAGACTCAAAATCAAAGAAAATAAAACTTGAAACAGAATCTGATAAAAGAGGTTTTTGGGAAATTGAAAATATTGATATTTCTAAACTAAGTGATGGACAGATTAAAATCAATACCCTTATGTGGAATGAAAAAAATGAAGAAATAGGAAAAATATCTAATAATGAAACAATAAAAGACACAAGTTTTAAACTAACAGAATATTTAAAAGAACACCTTGCTATTTCTATTTTTATTTTAATGTTGATTTTACTATTAATAGGTTTTCCTATGATGATACCTTTAATTGCAGGAACTACCTTTGGAATATATTTATTATTTAATGCAGACTTTTCAAAGATGGAATTTATTATTCAGCAAATGATGGGTGGAATTAGACCAGCTGCATTAATTGCTGTTCCAATGTTTATTCTTTCTGCTGATATTATGACAAGAGGTAAATCTGCTGAAAAACTAATAGATTTAGTAATGGCTTTTGTAGGTCATATTAAAGGTGGATTAGCTGTAAGTACAGCAGGTGCCTGTACTATGTTTGGAGCGGTTTCAGGCTCCACTCAAGCAACAGTAGTTGCCATTGGTTCTCCACTTAGACCAAGGCTTAAAAAAGGTGGATATAAAGACTCTTTTATTTTAGCTTTAATTGTAAACTCAAGTGATATTGCTTTTTTAATTCCACCAAGTATAGGAATGATTATTTATGGAATTGTTGCAAAAACATCAATACCTGAACTTTTTGTAGCAGGAATTGGTCCAGGACTGCTGATTTTATTTTTATTTTCAATTTATAGTATAATTTATGCTTATAAAAATAATATACCAACTGAACCAAAATCATCTTGGAAGCAAAGGAGTGTTGCACTTTATAAAGCTTTATGGCCCTTAGGTTTCCCTGCAATAATTGTAGGTGGTATTTTTGGAGGTATTTTTAGTCCTACAGAAGCAGCTGCTGTAAGTGTTGCTTATGCAATATTTTTAGAAGGTATTATTTTTAAAACTATGAACTTTAAAGACCTTTATGCCACTGCTAAATCAACTGGACTAGTTACAGGTGTTGTATTTATATTAGTTGCAGCTGGAGCAAGTTTTGCTTGGGTATTATCTTTTGCACAAGTTCCCCAAGAAGTTCTAAATGCTATTGGCATAAGATCAATGGGTTCATATGAAGTTTTATTTATTATTTCAATCGCCTTTTTCATAGGCTGTATGTTTGTTGATCCAATTGTTGTTATTTTGGTTCTAGTTCCAATTTTTGCACCAGTTGTTGATGCTGTAGGATTAGACCCTGTTTTAGTTGGAACCATTATTACTTTACAAGTTGCCATTGGTTCAGCTACACCTCCATTTGGATGTGATATTTTTACTGCAATAGCAGTATTTAAAAGACCCTATTTAGAAGTAATAAAAGGAACACCACCTTTTATTATAATTCTTCTAAGTGTATCTGTTGCACTTATTTTTATTCCAGAAATTGCACTATTTCTAAGAGATATTGCTTTTAGAGATGTTACTTTCTTAGAAAGTGTTCAAAGTCTATTTGGTTTAACACAAAACCAATGA